A DNA window from Microcystis aeruginosa NIES-843 contains the following coding sequences:
- a CDS encoding CARDB domain-containing protein — protein MQSTTLTTTSGSSAPNTLNRQPKVTENEKIANNAKADSKIDKLLEKCIGNKKLNELSQQALDVLLSGVDFLEAIGLDGILDNGKSGNNNNSSPTPSPTPSPTPGLTPSPTPSLTPSLTSSLTPSPTSSPTSSPTSSPTSSLTPSLTSSVSPPDLVGSFGTINLPSTVNFGAQGNAQVIVTNQGQEIASGPSTVRLYISTDGEIDSNDALLASASTNLNLSAGQSVTLNLQYQNNTSVIAPGAYFLIAQVDANNQIAEQLETNNVTSKLVSGLNTNAIIDWNAIALNAIQAEGKAGRGVAPTVGSRLMALVSTAVYDTVQAFNTLYPSYAVNVNAPANTSLQAAVVGAAYRVLSTQLPGQNSLLLQQVTNSLAEIQDSATAESRGFNFGILVGNQSINLRTNDGSSNNTPFTAPSGAYVWRPETVGPTAGVAVGANWGGVTPWTIGNIDQFVSQKQLDVILNGRPDNPNDQGALYAQEIEEVRLYGGLQNTALTTTLRNADQAEMAVFWAYDRADTFRPYGQLNQIAQEIAVRQGNTLQKDASLFAALNTALADAVIVAWKEKYTELQPRPDDIIAGGFAANDGMASTVGDTNWKPLLSTLMGVNSPPFPDYMSGHSAMGGAFAGVMAKYFGQNYQFSAVSQELPGVVRNFTSFYQAGMEDALSRIYGGVHVREACIDSFNMGLAVGDFVSTSVFQPIV, from the coding sequence ATGCAGTCAACCACTCTTACAACTACCTCCGGGTCATCAGCACCAAACACCCTCAACCGTCAGCCGAAAGTAACTGAGAACGAGAAAATAGCAAATAATGCTAAAGCAGACAGTAAAATTGATAAGTTGCTAGAGAAGTGTATCGGTAACAAAAAATTAAATGAACTCTCCCAACAAGCTTTAGATGTGCTTTTGAGTGGAGTTGATTTTTTAGAGGCAATTGGACTTGACGGCATATTAGATAATGGCAAGAGCGGCAATAACAACAATTCAAGTCCTACCCCAAGTCCTACCCCAAGTCCTACCCCAGGTCTTACCCCAAGTCCTACCCCAAGTCTTACCCCAAGTCTTACCTCAAGTCTTACCCCAAGTCCTACCTCAAGTCCTACCTCAAGTCCTACCTCAAGTCCTACCTCAAGTCTTACCCCAAGTCTTACCTCAAGTGTCTCACCACCAGATTTAGTGGGCAGTTTTGGCACGATTAATTTGCCAAGTACGGTTAACTTCGGCGCTCAGGGGAATGCACAGGTAATTGTCACCAATCAAGGACAGGAGATCGCCAGTGGTCCCAGTACTGTTAGACTCTACATTTCCACTGACGGTGAGATTGACAGTAACGATGCCTTACTCGCCAGTGCCAGCACAAACTTGAACCTAAGCGCCGGGCAGTCAGTCACCCTAAACTTACAGTATCAAAACAATACTTCAGTCATCGCTCCGGGGGCTTACTTTCTCATTGCTCAAGTTGATGCAAATAACCAAATTGCCGAACAACTGGAAACCAATAATGTCACCAGTAAATTAGTATCGGGACTCAATACTAATGCCATCATCGACTGGAATGCGATCGCCTTAAATGCGATTCAAGCCGAGGGAAAAGCAGGGCGGGGAGTTGCGCCGACAGTAGGTTCTCGCTTAATGGCGCTGGTTTCTACTGCTGTCTATGATACAGTCCAGGCCTTCAACACTTTATATCCCTCCTACGCTGTAAATGTGAACGCACCAGCAAATACCTCGTTGCAGGCGGCGGTAGTTGGTGCTGCTTATCGAGTTCTCTCTACTCAATTACCTGGACAAAATAGCTTGTTATTACAGCAAGTAACCAATTCTCTGGCGGAGATTCAGGACAGTGCCACCGCTGAAAGCAGGGGTTTTAATTTTGGCATTTTAGTAGGCAATCAGAGCATCAATTTACGCACTAATGATGGTTCCAGCAACAATACGCCTTTCACTGCGCCGTCGGGAGCCTATGTCTGGAGACCAGAAACCGTAGGACCCACTGCTGGGGTAGCAGTCGGTGCGAACTGGGGTGGGGTAACTCCTTGGACAATTGGCAACATTGACCAGTTTGTCTCGCAAAAACAACTTGATGTGATTCTTAATGGCCGTCCCGACAATCCTAATGATCAGGGTGCATTGTATGCCCAAGAAATTGAAGAAGTCCGGCTCTATGGTGGATTGCAAAACACTGCTCTCACTACCACTTTACGCAATGCAGACCAGGCAGAAATGGCTGTTTTCTGGGCCTATGACCGGGCTGATACCTTCCGTCCCTACGGTCAATTAAACCAAATTGCTCAAGAAATCGCCGTCCGTCAGGGCAATACCTTGCAAAAAGATGCCAGCTTATTTGCCGCGTTAAATACTGCGCTGGCAGATGCGGTAATCGTTGCTTGGAAAGAGAAATACACTGAACTCCAACCTCGCCCTGATGACATAATTGCCGGAGGATTTGCGGCCAATGACGGGATGGCTTCTACGGTGGGCGATACCAATTGGAAACCTTTGCTGTCAACATTAATGGGGGTTAATTCGCCACCTTTCCCGGATTATATGTCAGGGCATTCCGCCATGGGGGGAGCATTTGCTGGAGTTATGGCTAAATATTTTGGGCAGAACTATCAGTTTAGTGCTGTCTCCCAAGAACTTCCCGGTGTCGTTCGTAATTTCACTAGCTTCTATCAAGCGGGAATGGAAGATGCCCTCAGCCGTATTTATGGCGGAGTTCACGTGCGGGAAGCTTGTATTGATTCTTTTAACATGGGGTTAGCTGTTGGCGATTTTGTTTCGACAAGTGTCTTTCAGCCGATTGTCTAG
- a CDS encoding thiol-disulfide oxidoreductase DCC family protein, giving the protein MSSLPTPSADTLENSTRSPSWKIKLLYDGECPLCLREVNFLQKQDAGRGLVAFVDIAAENYNPEENGGISFAAAMGRIHAVLADGTILQNVEVFRQVYDILGIGWIYAATKWPVIGFLVDIIYEIWASWRLTLTGRPNLQTILAERQKRLECNSSNRCSQSVKIS; this is encoded by the coding sequence ATGTCATCTTTACCGACTCCATCTGCTGATACCTTAGAAAATTCTACTCGATCGCCCTCTTGGAAAATTAAACTCCTCTACGATGGAGAATGTCCCCTCTGCTTGCGGGAGGTTAATTTTCTGCAAAAACAGGATGCTGGGAGAGGATTAGTTGCTTTTGTCGATATTGCCGCCGAAAACTATAATCCAGAGGAAAATGGCGGTATTTCCTTCGCGGCGGCCATGGGACGAATCCACGCTGTACTAGCCGATGGTACTATCCTCCAAAATGTGGAAGTGTTTCGCCAAGTCTATGATATTTTGGGCATTGGTTGGATTTATGCCGCTACCAAATGGCCGGTTATTGGGTTTCTAGTGGATATTATCTATGAAATTTGGGCTTCTTGGCGATTAACCTTAACCGGAAGACCGAATTTACAAACAATCTTAGCAGAACGTCAAAAACGTCTGGAATGCAACTCATCAAATCGTTGTTCTCAGTCAGTTAAAATCTCCTAA
- a CDS encoding TerC family protein, whose product MLDSLLDSSLTLSLKTPLILLVLIALEAVLSADNAIALASIAQGLGDHQRQRQALNIGLVFAYILRMILILTATWVVKYWQFELLGAVYLLWLVFNYFASPEDKDHSHHSLQFHSLWQAIPLIAVTDLAFSLDSVTTSIAVADDTWLILLGGTIGVVTLRFMAGLFIRWLEEYTHLEDAGFVTVGLVGLRLLLRVISPDFVPPEWIMISLIAILFAWGFSKRNDREPIESDTIQSDELP is encoded by the coding sequence ATGTTAGACTCGCTCCTTGATTCATCTCTAACCCTTAGTCTAAAAACCCCGTTAATTCTGTTGGTTCTCATTGCCCTAGAAGCGGTATTATCAGCAGATAACGCCATTGCTCTCGCTTCCATAGCACAGGGATTAGGAGATCATCAGCGTCAACGTCAGGCCTTGAATATTGGCTTAGTTTTCGCCTATATTCTCCGTATGATCTTGATTCTTACCGCCACCTGGGTGGTTAAATACTGGCAGTTTGAACTTTTGGGAGCAGTATATTTGCTCTGGTTAGTCTTTAATTACTTTGCCTCCCCTGAAGACAAGGATCACAGCCATCATAGTCTCCAGTTTCACTCTCTCTGGCAAGCTATCCCCCTAATTGCCGTTACTGATTTAGCTTTTTCCCTCGATAGTGTCACCACTTCCATCGCCGTGGCCGATGATACTTGGTTGATCCTGCTTGGTGGTACGATCGGAGTAGTTACCCTGCGCTTTATGGCGGGTTTATTTATTCGCTGGTTGGAAGAATACACCCACCTAGAAGATGCTGGTTTTGTCACCGTCGGTTTGGTGGGTTTAAGATTGCTGTTGCGGGTGATTAGTCCCGATTTTGTGCCGCCGGAATGGATTATGATTAGTTTAATTGCTATCCTCTTTGCTTGGGGTTTCTCAAAACGCAACGATCGAGAACCAATAGAGAGTGATACCATCCAATCTGATGAATTGCCATAA
- the psaM gene encoding photosystem I reaction center subunit XII, translated as MLSDTQVLVALVIALIPGILAFRLATELYK; from the coding sequence ATGCTTTCTGATACTCAAGTTTTAGTCGCTCTGGTAATTGCTTTAATCCCCGGGATTTTGGCTTTTCGTCTAGCGACGGAACTTTATAAGTAA
- a CDS encoding IS630-like element ISMae21 family transposase, translating into MSYSLDLRKKVIDYVENGGSITKAAALFNIGRATIYRWLGREKLEATKVKHRQRKLDWKALSKDVQENPEARLRDRAEKFGVRPSAICYALKNMKVTRKKKELRYRERNREERMKYYRVLRELIKIYGSESLVFIDESGFEEFQACFYAWSKKGKKVFGDRQGKRGKRENLVAGRRKGKKDFIAPMVFTRSLNAEGFEGWLSLYLLPSLTITSVLIMDNAPIHRKTVIKQLVEEAGHQVVFLPKYSPDLNDIEHDFSALKRARMYAPVGTPLDEIIRTYCVA; encoded by the coding sequence ATGTCTTATAGCCTAGACTTGAGAAAAAAAGTAATCGATTATGTAGAGAATGGGGGAAGCATAACCAAAGCCGCCGCTCTATTTAATATAGGAAGAGCGACGATATATAGATGGCTAGGTAGGGAAAAACTGGAAGCAACAAAGGTAAAACACCGTCAGAGAAAGCTGGACTGGAAAGCACTGTCAAAAGATGTCCAAGAAAATCCCGAGGCAAGATTAAGAGACAGAGCCGAGAAATTTGGAGTGAGACCAAGTGCCATTTGCTATGCCTTAAAAAACATGAAAGTTACCAGAAAAAAGAAGGAACTTCGTTATAGAGAAAGAAACCGAGAAGAAAGAATGAAATACTACAGAGTGCTGAGAGAATTGATTAAAATATATGGAAGTGAAAGCCTTGTATTTATTGATGAGTCAGGGTTTGAAGAATTTCAAGCCTGTTTTTATGCTTGGTCAAAAAAAGGGAAGAAAGTCTTTGGAGATAGACAAGGAAAACGAGGAAAAAGAGAGAACCTTGTCGCTGGTAGAAGAAAGGGAAAAAAAGACTTTATTGCACCGATGGTATTTACGAGAAGCCTGAATGCCGAAGGTTTTGAAGGGTGGTTATCTTTATATTTGTTGCCCTCTCTAACCATAACATCAGTATTAATTATGGATAATGCACCAATTCATCGGAAGACAGTCATTAAACAACTGGTAGAGGAAGCAGGTCATCAGGTCGTGTTTTTGCCAAAATACTCTCCTGATTTAAATGATATCGAACATGATTTTAGTGCATTAAAGAGGGCAAGAATGTATGCTCCTGTGGGGACACCCCTTGATGAAATTATTCGTACTTATTGTGTCGCCTAG
- a CDS encoding THUMP domain-containing class I SAM-dependent RNA methyltransferase produces MTRSYFATTARGLEEIAARELEFLGAKEVKPVFTGVHFQGDISLLYRVNLWSRIMFRVLVPIAEIPCGDGKELYDGIQAIDWRDYLTSEETLAVQCTGTNDRLNHTHYTALSIKNAIIDQQRQQGNPRSFVDTENPDLQINAHIEKNHCVLSLDSSGHSLHRRGYHRAMGVAPLKESLAAALVELSAWQDDMALLDPFCGSGTIVIEATLKALNIAPGLSRSQFGFQKWPDYQPDLWQSLVKEAKEKQKSRLNAPIYASDADYEVLHQAEDNAYFCQVQDHINFSLQSITDLEPASDRGIILCNPPYGKRLGNTEELGALYKSFGDVLKQRFKGWTAYILSGNKELTKQIGLRSSRRTPLYNGSLPCTLLKYELY; encoded by the coding sequence ATGACTCGATCCTATTTTGCTACTACCGCTAGGGGACTAGAAGAAATTGCCGCTAGGGAATTAGAATTCCTAGGGGCCAAAGAAGTGAAACCCGTATTCACGGGAGTCCATTTTCAGGGGGATATCTCCCTACTCTATCGAGTCAATCTTTGGTCAAGAATTATGTTTCGAGTTTTGGTTCCCATTGCCGAAATTCCCTGTGGGGATGGGAAGGAACTGTATGATGGCATTCAAGCCATTGATTGGCGCGATTATCTCACCAGTGAGGAAACTTTAGCGGTACAATGTACGGGAACGAATGATCGCCTCAATCACACCCATTACACCGCCTTAAGCATCAAAAACGCTATTATCGACCAACAGCGTCAACAGGGGAATCCCCGTTCCTTTGTGGATACAGAAAACCCCGACCTGCAAATTAACGCTCATATCGAGAAAAATCACTGTGTGCTTAGTTTAGATAGTTCTGGCCACAGTTTGCATCGTCGCGGGTATCATCGGGCCATGGGAGTCGCACCTCTGAAAGAAAGTCTCGCCGCTGCTTTGGTAGAATTATCGGCATGGCAGGACGATATGGCGCTTTTGGACCCTTTCTGTGGTTCGGGAACCATTGTCATCGAAGCGACGTTAAAAGCTTTAAATATTGCCCCCGGTTTATCTCGTTCCCAGTTCGGATTTCAGAAGTGGCCAGACTATCAACCGGATTTATGGCAATCTTTGGTCAAGGAAGCTAAAGAAAAACAAAAATCTCGGCTAAATGCGCCAATTTATGCTAGTGATGCCGATTACGAGGTTTTGCATCAGGCCGAGGATAATGCCTATTTTTGTCAAGTGCAGGACCACATTAATTTTAGCTTGCAAAGCATCACCGACTTAGAACCGGCGAGCGATCGAGGGATTATTCTCTGTAATCCCCCTTACGGCAAAAGATTGGGCAATACCGAAGAATTAGGGGCCTTATATAAATCCTTCGGTGATGTCTTAAAACAGAGGTTTAAGGGTTGGACAGCCTATATTTTATCGGGTAACAAAGAACTGACCAAACAAATCGGTCTGCGTTCTTCCCGTCGCACTCCCTTGTATAACGGTTCTTTGCCCTGTACCCTCTTAAAATATGAGTTGTATTAA
- the mdh gene encoding malate dehydrogenase — MVDFYDTLIPCQSPRVSVIGAGNVGRTLAQRIAEKNLADVVLLDIVNGLPQGIALDLMEAQGIELHDSEIIGTNNYEDTAGSDIVVITAGLARKPGMSRDDLMNVNAKIVVEAATKCLKYSPEAIFIVITNPLDVMTYLVWQATGLPPQRVMGMAGVLDSSRLQTFIAMELGVSTADVHAMVLGGHGDLMLPLPRYCTVSGVPITELMDEMTINRLVERTRNGGAEIVKLLQTGGAYYAPASSACIMVETILRNQSRLLPAAAYLKGEYGLQDVYLGVPCRLGCRGVESILEVRLTDAERLDLHTSAASVRQNVHLALDSLKVLM; from the coding sequence ATGGTTGACTTCTACGATACACTCATCCCCTGCCAATCGCCCCGAGTCTCGGTTATTGGTGCCGGTAACGTCGGACGCACCCTGGCCCAACGCATCGCCGAAAAAAACCTCGCCGATGTGGTTCTCCTCGATATCGTCAATGGTTTGCCCCAGGGTATTGCCCTAGATTTGATGGAAGCTCAGGGCATAGAACTGCACGACAGCGAGATTATCGGCACTAATAACTACGAAGACACGGCAGGCTCGGATATTGTCGTGATTACGGCCGGATTAGCCAGAAAACCGGGCATGAGTCGCGATGATCTCATGAATGTCAATGCCAAAATTGTTGTCGAGGCCGCCACTAAATGCCTCAAGTATTCTCCGGAAGCCATTTTTATCGTCATCACCAATCCCCTTGATGTGATGACCTATCTAGTCTGGCAAGCAACCGGTTTACCCCCCCAAAGAGTGATGGGAATGGCCGGAGTCCTCGATTCTTCCCGTTTACAAACCTTTATCGCCATGGAATTGGGGGTTAGTACCGCCGACGTTCATGCTATGGTTTTGGGTGGTCACGGTGATTTAATGTTGCCCCTACCCCGTTACTGTACCGTCAGTGGTGTGCCGATTACCGAATTGATGGACGAGATGACGATTAATCGTCTAGTGGAGAGAACTCGCAACGGTGGGGCTGAAATCGTCAAATTACTGCAAACTGGCGGTGCTTATTACGCCCCTGCTTCCTCTGCCTGTATCATGGTCGAGACGATATTGAGAAATCAATCCCGTTTACTGCCGGCGGCAGCCTATCTTAAAGGTGAATACGGTTTACAGGATGTCTATCTGGGGGTTCCCTGTCGCCTAGGCTGTCGGGGTGTGGAAAGTATTCTGGAAGTGCGTTTGACCGATGCTGAACGTCTGGATCTACACACTTCTGCTGCCTCAGTTCGTCAAAATGTTCATTTAGCCCTTGACAGTCTCAAGGTTTTGATGTAG
- a CDS encoding NAD(P)H-quinone oxidoreductase subunit O: MAATIKKGALVRVVTGNLENSLEALASDRRLPSYMFNSTAEVLDVKDDYALIKFYVPTPSVWLKLEQLEPV, translated from the coding sequence ATGGCAGCTACAATTAAGAAAGGAGCTTTAGTCCGCGTGGTGACGGGAAACCTAGAAAATAGCCTCGAAGCCCTAGCCAGCGATCGCCGTTTACCCAGTTATATGTTCAACTCGACAGCAGAAGTCTTGGATGTAAAAGATGATTACGCTTTGATTAAATTCTATGTTCCTACCCCCAGTGTGTGGCTAAAGCTCGAACAACTGGAACCCGTCTGA
- a CDS encoding glycoside hydrolase family 10 protein produces the protein MLGSSFHLDHLFNKPLIACLLSCVGVLLPIPVLATPVAVLKSQENANQWTDITERLQNVGVNYCILQSNQWQSDADLNKIKVLIIPNVETISGLQADVLSRWLNRGGKIIVTGPAGNLSEPAVRHQLRSLFGAYWAYPHSQAYTLRPTNLGELKNQKPLASSLLGGVVIPTGVNSQTVAVWGARNNPPAVVLNNNSIFLGWRWGSDAVANLALDSAWLETALQRYGINRSSSNNTIAPYCQGQSTIVNNINNTPTAISRSERVAIAPRRPLPQISENPPSETARLSPSTEAIPPRASLTPQQISQMTAELQGLIGRYGVTLLALEASNSNISNTDKSLAQAFHNRGKNSPTSDTARQFRLALENAQGALNNFQNLIAQGAYTQAREFWLQARRSLWDNYPTNRQFAQPEIRAMWLDRGTIVEAKNEEDLAKVFDRMAAAGINVVFFETVNASYTIYPSQVAPEQNPLTRGWDPLKVAVKLAHERNMEIHAWVWVFAAANQAHNKVLEQPLDYLGPVLSRNPDWGATNKSGGSFDYSQGMKKAFFDPANPEVQNYLLSLYEEIVKNYDVDGLQLDYIRYPFQSQDSNQTYGYGKSGRWLFKQMTGVDPITLNPRGALWEQWTSFKIRQVDTFVSQVSTRLKQIRPHLKMSAAVFPLEQKERLYRIQQNWEEWGQNQWIDLIFLMTYALDTGTLEDKTKSLFDRQIAGNALIIPGIRLLKVPDQVTIDQLQFIRNLPTSGFALFATENLNPNLQTILNRIQGSIITKKTEPLPHRQPFKTAAARFNSLRQEWSFLIINNLWAMEEGTLKAWGQEVDEMANLLEQLANNPSPRNLTLTQNALKRFSYKFKSVMSRQKDLSAYQIQVWENRLATLQSLLSYGQMVEF, from the coding sequence GTGCTGGGATCGTCCTTCCATCTTGATCATCTTTTTAACAAGCCCCTAATTGCCTGTCTTTTGTCCTGTGTGGGTGTCTTGCTGCCGATCCCAGTTTTAGCGACACCGGTGGCAGTGTTAAAAAGTCAAGAAAATGCCAATCAATGGACAGATATAACCGAACGTTTGCAAAATGTCGGGGTTAATTACTGCATTCTCCAGAGTAATCAGTGGCAAAGCGACGCGGATTTAAATAAAATTAAGGTTCTAATCATCCCCAACGTCGAGACTATTTCCGGTTTACAAGCTGATGTCTTGAGTCGTTGGCTTAATCGCGGTGGTAAAATTATTGTCACCGGTCCGGCGGGGAATCTTTCGGAACCTGCTGTGCGTCATCAATTGCGATCGCTATTTGGGGCTTACTGGGCCTATCCCCACTCCCAAGCTTACACCCTGCGGCCGACTAATTTGGGTGAACTGAAAAACCAAAAACCTTTAGCCAGCAGTCTCCTCGGTGGTGTGGTTATCCCCACGGGAGTTAATAGCCAAACCGTTGCCGTCTGGGGGGCGCGCAACAATCCCCCCGCCGTTGTCCTCAATAATAACTCGATCTTTCTCGGTTGGCGCTGGGGCAGCGATGCCGTCGCTAATCTCGCCCTCGATAGTGCTTGGCTAGAAACCGCCCTGCAACGCTACGGCATTAATCGCAGTTCTTCTAATAACACAATTGCGCCCTATTGTCAAGGTCAATCAACAATAGTTAATAATATTAATAATACCCCAACAGCGATCTCGCGTAGCGAGCGCGTTGCGATCGCACCCCGTCGCCCTCTACCGCAGATTTCAGAAAATCCCCCCAGTGAAACGGCGAGATTAAGTCCGAGTACCGAGGCAATTCCCCCCAGAGCCAGCCTAACTCCTCAACAAATTAGCCAGATGACGGCGGAATTGCAGGGATTAATCGGGCGTTATGGGGTGACTCTCTTAGCTTTAGAAGCCAGCAACAGTAATATATCCAATACTGATAAATCCTTAGCACAAGCATTTCATAATCGCGGGAAAAATTCCCCCACCTCAGATACAGCCAGACAATTCCGTTTAGCCCTAGAAAATGCCCAAGGAGCCTTAAATAATTTTCAGAATTTAATTGCTCAGGGGGCCTATACCCAAGCGCGAGAATTTTGGTTACAAGCGCGGCGAAGTCTTTGGGATAATTATCCCACTAATCGACAATTTGCCCAGCCAGAAATACGGGCAATGTGGTTAGATAGAGGAACGATCGTAGAAGCTAAAAATGAGGAGGATTTAGCTAAAGTATTCGATCGCATGGCGGCAGCTGGTATTAATGTGGTCTTTTTCGAGACAGTTAATGCTAGTTATACTATTTATCCCAGTCAAGTTGCCCCCGAACAAAACCCTTTAACCAGAGGTTGGGATCCCCTAAAAGTTGCCGTTAAATTAGCCCATGAACGCAATATGGAAATCCACGCCTGGGTGTGGGTTTTTGCGGCGGCTAATCAAGCTCATAATAAAGTATTAGAGCAACCATTAGATTATCTAGGTCCGGTTTTATCCCGTAATCCCGATTGGGGGGCAACTAATAAAAGTGGTGGTTCTTTTGATTACAGTCAAGGCATGAAAAAGGCCTTTTTTGATCCTGCTAATCCCGAGGTACAGAACTATCTTTTATCTCTTTACGAGGAAATTGTCAAGAATTATGATGTGGATGGCTTGCAGTTAGATTATATTCGCTATCCCTTCCAGAGTCAAGATTCTAATCAAACCTATGGTTATGGTAAATCCGGCCGCTGGTTATTTAAACAAATGACGGGAGTTGATCCAATTACTTTAAATCCCCGGGGTGCTTTATGGGAACAATGGACTAGCTTTAAAATCCGTCAGGTTGATACTTTTGTCTCGCAGGTTTCTACTCGCTTAAAACAGATTCGCCCCCACTTAAAAATGTCGGCGGCGGTGTTTCCCCTAGAACAAAAAGAACGATTATATCGTATTCAACAAAACTGGGAAGAATGGGGACAAAATCAATGGATAGACCTGATATTTTTAATGACTTATGCTCTCGATACAGGGACTTTAGAAGATAAAACCAAGTCTTTATTTGATCGCCAAATTGCAGGAAATGCTCTGATTATACCCGGTATCCGTCTGTTAAAAGTACCCGATCAAGTCACGATCGATCAACTACAATTTATTCGTAATCTTCCCACTTCGGGATTCGCTCTTTTTGCCACAGAAAATCTCAATCCCAACTTGCAAACAATTCTTAATCGCATTCAGGGATCGATAATTACGAAAAAAACCGAACCTTTACCCCACCGTCAACCCTTCAAAACGGCGGCGGCGAGGTTTAATTCCCTGCGTCAAGAGTGGAGTTTTTTAATAATAAATAATTTATGGGCAATGGAGGAGGGAACCTTAAAAGCTTGGGGGCAAGAAGTGGACGAAATGGCTAATCTATTAGAACAGTTGGCTAATAATCCCAGCCCTCGCAATTTGACTTTAACTCAAAATGCTTTAAAGCGATTTAGCTATAAATTTAAATCTGTGATGTCCAGACAAAAAGATTTATCTGCCTATCAAATACAGGTCTGGGAAAATCGCCTCGCCACCCTACAAAGTCTCTTAAGTTATGGTCAAATGGTTGAGTTTTAA
- the murD gene encoding UDP-N-acetylmuramoyl-L-alanine--D-glutamate ligase, which translates to MAKAAIIGLGRSGIAAARCLKRDGWQVTLSDRSDSPSLQATKTNLEREGIIVNLGQNLSLEASDLPNLIVVSPGVPWDAPILITAREKGIDTIGELELAWRYLQSSPWLGITGTNGKTTTTALCAAIFQKAGLNAPSCGNIGYAACELALKADKYDWIIAEISSYQIESSRDLSPKIGIWTTFTPDHLSRHQTLENYYQIKASLLQRSDRQILNGDDPYLRQIGVSQWQQAYWTSVQGKAALLGDPSRGVYLQDNWIVAFGELIAPVNLLKMVGSHNQQNLLMAVAAARLAGIEKKAITEAIATFPGVAHRLEYVCTYKGLDFINDSKATNYDAAAVGLQSVPSPAILIAGGEAKAGDDRAWIAEIKAKVATVLLIGDAAADFARRLQSAGYQDYECVETMDRAVQRAAELGPAKEAKVVLLSPACASFDQYPSFEHRGTHFRQLSLQL; encoded by the coding sequence ATGGCGAAAGCGGCGATTATTGGATTGGGAAGATCGGGAATAGCAGCGGCAAGATGCTTAAAACGGGATGGTTGGCAGGTGACATTAAGCGATCGCTCTGATTCTCCCAGTTTACAAGCAACCAAAACCAATCTGGAAAGGGAAGGAATTATTGTCAATCTTGGTCAAAATCTCAGTCTAGAGGCTTCGGACTTGCCTAATCTTATCGTGGTTAGCCCCGGGGTGCCTTGGGATGCCCCGATTTTAATTACTGCCAGAGAAAAAGGCATCGATACGATCGGAGAATTAGAATTAGCTTGGCGTTATCTGCAATCTTCCCCTTGGTTGGGTATTACGGGAACTAACGGCAAAACCACCACCACCGCCCTCTGTGCCGCTATTTTTCAAAAAGCGGGGTTAAATGCCCCTTCCTGCGGTAATATCGGCTATGCTGCCTGTGAATTGGCTTTAAAAGCCGATAAATACGATTGGATTATTGCGGAGATTAGTAGTTATCAGATCGAGTCCAGTCGGGATTTATCGCCGAAAATCGGCATCTGGACAACTTTTACCCCCGATCACCTCAGTCGTCATCAAACCCTCGAAAATTATTATCAGATTAAAGCCTCTTTACTGCAAAGAAGCGATCGCCAAATCCTCAACGGTGATGATCCCTATCTGCGTCAAATCGGTGTTAGTCAATGGCAACAAGCTTACTGGACTTCTGTGCAGGGCAAAGCTGCGCTTTTGGGCGATCCTAGTCGTGGTGTTTATCTCCAAGATAACTGGATCGTGGCTTTTGGGGAGTTAATTGCCCCGGTTAATCTCCTGAAAATGGTGGGTAGTCACAATCAACAGAATTTGCTTATGGCTGTGGCCGCCGCTAGATTGGCAGGAATCGAGAAAAAAGCCATTACCGAAGCGATCGCCACTTTCCCCGGGGTTGCCCATCGTCTAGAGTATGTTTGTACCTATAAAGGCCTAGACTTTATTAATGATAGTAAAGCAACTAACTACGATGCCGCCGCAGTGGGCTTACAATCCGTCCCGAGTCCGGCGATTTTAATCGCGGGGGGAGAAGCGAAAGCAGGGGATGATCGGGCTTGGATCGCTGAAATTAAGGCAAAAGTCGCCACCGTGCTGCTTATTGGTGACGCTGCCGCCGATTTTGCCCGTCGTTTACAGTCAGCAGGTTATCAAGATTATGAATGTGTAGAAACGATGGACAGGGCAGTTCAACGCGCGGCTGAACTAGGACCGGCAAAAGAGGCTAAAGTGGTGTTATTATCGCCCGCTTGCGCCAGTTTTGACCAATACCCAAGTTTTGAACATCGCGGCACTCACTTTCGGCAATTGTCCTTACAGTTGTAG